Proteins from one Triticum aestivum cultivar Chinese Spring chromosome 7A, IWGSC CS RefSeq v2.1, whole genome shotgun sequence genomic window:
- the LOC123149530 gene encoding isoleucine--tRNA ligase, cytoplasmic isoform X2, with protein sequence MEDVCEGKDFSFPLEEQRVLELWARLDAFHEQLRRTEGGEEFIFYDGPPFATGLPHYGHILAGTIKDVVTRHQSMRGRHVMRRFGWDCHGLPVEFEIDKLLGITNRQQVLDLGIGKYNETCRGIVTKYVAEWEAVVTRTGRWIDFKADYKTMDINFMESVWWVFGQLWDKDLVYKGFKVMPYSTGCKTALSNFEAGLDYRTVPDPAVMVSFPVVGDADNAALVAWTTTPWTLPSNLALCVNANLVYAKVKDKSNGTVYIVAESRLGQLPVKAKASGKKQAPSKGSNAEAVQGGLDTESYELLAKIPGSSLVGLKYTPLFDFFLEFQDTAFRVIADNYVTDDSGTGVVHCAPAFGEDDHRVCLSAGIIEASGLVVAVDDDGHFIEKISQFKGRHVKEADKDIINAVKDKGRLVSKGSIEHSYPYCWRSGTPLIYRAVPSWFIKVEKIRDQLLECNKETYWVPDYVKEKRFHNWLEGARDWAVSRSRFWGTPLPVWISQDGEEIVVMDSIEKLERLSGVKVNDLHRHHVDDITIPSSRGPEFGVLKRVEDVFDCWFESGSMPYAYIHYPFENRELFEKNFPGNFVAEGLDQTRGWFYTLMVLSTALFGKPAFKNLICNGLVLAEDGKKMSKSKQNYPSPMEVIDEYGADALRLYLVNSPVVRAESLRFKRIGVFGVVKDVFLPWYNAYRFLVQNAKRLEVEGLTAFSPIDQASLRKSSNVLDHWIHSATESLVSFVHQEMDAYRLYTVVPYLVKYIDNLTNIYVRFNRKRLKGRTGEEDCKISLSTLYHALVTTCVAMAPFTPFFTEVLYQNLRKASSKSEQSIHFCSFPSTTGERDERVERSVTRMMTIIDLARNIRERHSKALKTPLKEMVVVHPDSEFLEDITGKLKEYVMEEMNVKTVTPCNDPMKYASLRAEPNFSVLGKRLGKDMGKVSNEVKKMTQEQILAFEQSGEISFLGHCLTLDDIKVVRQFKRPVDVSEKEIDAAGDGDVLVILDLRADQSLIEAGVAREVVNRIQKLRKTAQLEPTDLIDVYYESVDNSNTLEEILQSQDQYVRDVLGNSLVPKAAATSDMVVICEESHTVHDMSFVIYIARCMPVLAADLLSYASGNSDHVEALRVYLLSRSISRLKNEFQTGNGKITVKCIEGYPPIDLQLGKHIFLSAGDFYQANRS encoded by the exons atggaGGACGTGTGCGAGGGGAAGGACTTCTCCTTCCCGTTGGAGGAGCAGCGCGTCCTCGAGCTGTGGGCGCGGCTCGACGCGTTCCACGAGCAGCTGCGCCGCACGGAGGGCGGGGAGGAGTTCATCTTCTACGACGGGCCGCCCTTCGCGACGGGCCTGCCCCACTACGGCCACATCCTCGCCGGCACCATCAAGGACGTGGTGACCCGGCACCAGTCGATGCGGGGCCGCCACGTGATGCGGCGCTTCGGGTGGGACTGCCACGGCCTCCCCGTCGAGTTCGAGATCGACAAGCTCCTCGGCATCACCAACCGCCAGCAGGTGCTCGACCTCGGCATCGGCAAGTACAACGAGACCTGCCGCGGCATCGTCACCAAGTACGTCGCCGAGTGGGAGGCCGTCGTCACGCGCACGGGCCGGTGGATCGACTTCAAGGCCGACTACAAGACCATGGACATCAACTTCATGGAGAGCGTCTGGTGGGTCTTCGGCCAGCTCTGGGACAAGGACCTTGTCTACAAGGGCTTCAAG GTGATGCCTTACAGCACAGGTTGCAAAACTGCACTATCAAACTTCGAGGCAGGCCTGGACTATAGG ACTGTCCCGGACCCAGCAGTGATGGTGTCTTTCCCTGTCGTTGGTGATGCGGACAATGCAGCTCTTGTTGCATGGACTACAACGCCTTGGACACTCCCAAGCAACCTAGCATTGTGTGTCAATGCCAATCTTGTGTATGCCAAG GTTAAGGACAAGTCAAATGGAACAGTATACATCGTTGCAGAAAGTAGGCTTGGGCAGTTGCCAGTTAAAGCCAAAGCTTCTGGAAAGAAACAAGCACCTTCTAAGGGAAGCAATGCTGAAGCTGTCCAGGGTGGTTTGGATACCGAATCATACGAATTATTGGCAAAGATTCCTGGCTCAAGCCTAGTAGGCCTAAA ATACACTCCTCTGTTTGATTTTTTCTTGGAGTTTCAAGACACTGCCTTTAGGGTGATTGCCGATAACTATGTGACTGATGATAGTGGAACTGGTGTTGTCCATTGTGCTCCTGCATTTGGTGAAGATGATCATCGCGTTTGCCTTAGTGCTGGGATAATTGAG GCTAGTGGACTTGTTGTTGCTGTTGATGATGATGGTCACTTCATTGAGAAGATATCTCAGTTCAAAGGGCGACATGTCAAAGAGGCTGACAAGGATATCATCAATGCTGTTAAG gataaaggaagACTTGTTAGCAAAGGGAGCATTGAGCACTCTTATCCATATTGTTGGCGCTCGGGCACTCCTCTTATTTACCGGGCTGTTCCAAGCTG GTTTATCAAGGTTGAAAAGATCAGGGATCAGTTACTAGAATGCAACAAGGAGACCTACTGGGTTCCAGATTATGTGAAG GAAAAGAGATTCCATAACTGGCTAGAAGGTGCTAGGGACTGGGCTGTTAGCAGAAGTAGATTCTGGGGTACTCCACTTCCAGTGTGGATCAGCCAAGACGGTGAAGAAATTGTAGTTATGGATTCCATTGAGAAACTTGAAAGATTATCTGGCGTCAAG GTTAACGATCTTCACCGCCATCATGTTGATGATATTACAATTCCTTCTAGCAGAGGACCGGAGTTTGGGGTTCTCAAGCGCGTTGAGGAT GTTTTTGACTGCTGGTTTGAGAGTGGGTCCATGCCATATGCCTACATTCATTATCCATTTGAGAATCGTGAACTATTTGAGAAGAATTTCCCTGGCAACTTTGTGGCCGAGGGTTTGGACCAAACACGTGGATG GTTTTATACTTTGATGGTGTTATCAACGGCATTATTTGGGAAGCCTGCTTTTAAGAATCTTATATGCAATGGTCTTGTTTTGGCAGAGGATGGGAAGAAAATGAGCAAGAGTAAACAGAATTACCCTTCACCTATGGAAGTCATTGATGAATACGGAGCG GATGCTTTAAGACTGTATTTGGTGAATTCTCCAGTTGTACGCGCGGAGTCTCTACGATTTAAAAGGATTGGTGTTTTTGGGGTT GTGAAAGATGTCTTCCTCCCGTGGTATAATGCTTATAGATTTCTTGTCCAAAACGCAAAGAGGCTTGAAGTTGAGGGTTTGACAGCATTTTCTCCAATTGATCAAGCTTCACTTCGGAAGTCATCCAATGTATTAGATCACTGGATACATTCTGCAACTGAAAGTCTGGTTAGCTTTGTTCATCAGGAGATGGATGCATATCGGCTTTACACG GTTGTGCCATATTTGGTAAAATACATTGACAATCTTACCAATATATATGTGCGCTTCAACCGCAAACGGTTAAAAGGACGTACTGGAGAAGAAGACTGCAAAATTTCTCTTTCAACTCTCTACCAT GCACTTGTAACTACTTGTGTGGCGATGGCTCCATTTACGCCCTTCTTTACTGAAGTTCTTTACCAAAATCTGCGGAAAGCGTCAAGTAAATCAGAGCAGAGCATTCATTTTTGCAGTTTCCCTTCCACAACCGGGGAG AGAGATGAGCGTGTTGAGCGAAGTGTAACTAGGATGATGACCATCATTGATCTTGCGCGCAATATTCGGGAACGGCACAGCAAAGCTCTCAAAACACCACTGAA GGAGATGGTGGTTGTTCACCCTGACAGTGAATTTCTTGAAGACATCACTGGAAAACTGAAAGAG TATGTCATGGAGGAGATGAATGTTAAGACTGTGACTCCATGTAATGATCCCATGAAGTACGCTTCTCTGCGGGCAGAACCCAATTTTAG TGTGCTAGGTAAAAGACTAGGAAAGGACATGGGCAAAGTATCAAATGAAGTGAAGAAAATGACCCAGGAGCAAATCTTAGCCTTTGAGCAAAGCGGAGAGATTTCGTTCCTTGGTCATTGCCTGACGCTAGACGATATTAAG GTGGTCCGACAGTTCAAGCGTCCTGTGGATGTATCAGAGAAGGAAATTGATGCCGCGGGAGATG GTGATGTGTTGGTCATTTTGGATCTCAGAGCCGATCAATCATTGATTGAAGCTGGAGTGGCTCGAGAG GTTGTAAACAGAATCCAGAAATTAAGGAAGACTGCTCAGCTTGAACCTACAGACTTAATTGATGTGTACTACGAGTCTGTAGACAACAGCAATACACTTGAAGAAATTTTACAGTCACAG GATCAGTATGTTAGGGATGTGCTTGGTAATTCACTAGTTCCAAAGGCAGCGGCAACATCAGATATG GTCGTTATCTGCGAGGAGTCTCATACTGTACATGACATGTCATTTGTCATCTACATTGCAAGATGCATGCCTGTGCTCGCAGCTGATCTCCTTTCCTATGCCTCAG gcaacagtgaCCACGTTGAGGCGTTAAGAGTGTATTTGTTGTCAAGGTCCATTTCCAGATTGAAGAATGAATTCCAGACTGGAAATGGCAAG ATTACGGTAAAGTGCATCGAAGGCTATCCCCCAATTGATCTGCAGCTAGGGAAGCATATTTTCCTTAGCGCTGGTGATTTTTACCAGGCTAATCGCTCTTGA
- the LOC123149530 gene encoding isoleucine--tRNA ligase, cytoplasmic isoform X1 — protein MEDVCEGKDFSFPLEEQRVLELWARLDAFHEQLRRTEGGEEFIFYDGPPFATGLPHYGHILAGTIKDVVTRHQSMRGRHVMRRFGWDCHGLPVEFEIDKLLGITNRQQVLDLGIGKYNETCRGIVTKYVAEWEAVVTRTGRWIDFKADYKTMDINFMESVWWVFGQLWDKDLVYKGFKVMPYSTGCKTALSNFEAGLDYRTVPDPAVMVSFPVVGDADNAALVAWTTTPWTLPSNLALCVNANLVYAKVKDKSNGTVYIVAESRLGQLPVKAKASGKKQAPSKGSNAEAVQGGLDTESYELLAKIPGSSLVGLKYTPLFDFFLEFQDTAFRVIADNYVTDDSGTGVVHCAPAFGEDDHRVCLSAGIIESASVQASGLVVAVDDDGHFIEKISQFKGRHVKEADKDIINAVKDKGRLVSKGSIEHSYPYCWRSGTPLIYRAVPSWFIKVEKIRDQLLECNKETYWVPDYVKEKRFHNWLEGARDWAVSRSRFWGTPLPVWISQDGEEIVVMDSIEKLERLSGVKVNDLHRHHVDDITIPSSRGPEFGVLKRVEDVFDCWFESGSMPYAYIHYPFENRELFEKNFPGNFVAEGLDQTRGWFYTLMVLSTALFGKPAFKNLICNGLVLAEDGKKMSKSKQNYPSPMEVIDEYGADALRLYLVNSPVVRAESLRFKRIGVFGVVKDVFLPWYNAYRFLVQNAKRLEVEGLTAFSPIDQASLRKSSNVLDHWIHSATESLVSFVHQEMDAYRLYTVVPYLVKYIDNLTNIYVRFNRKRLKGRTGEEDCKISLSTLYHALVTTCVAMAPFTPFFTEVLYQNLRKASSKSEQSIHFCSFPSTTGERDERVERSVTRMMTIIDLARNIRERHSKALKTPLKEMVVVHPDSEFLEDITGKLKEYVMEEMNVKTVTPCNDPMKYASLRAEPNFSVLGKRLGKDMGKVSNEVKKMTQEQILAFEQSGEISFLGHCLTLDDIKVVRQFKRPVDVSEKEIDAAGDGDVLVILDLRADQSLIEAGVAREVVNRIQKLRKTAQLEPTDLIDVYYESVDNSNTLEEILQSQDQYVRDVLGNSLVPKAAATSDMVVICEESHTVHDMSFVIYIARCMPVLAADLLSYASGNSDHVEALRVYLLSRSISRLKNEFQTGNGKITVKCIEGYPPIDLQLGKHIFLSAGDFYQANRS, from the exons atggaGGACGTGTGCGAGGGGAAGGACTTCTCCTTCCCGTTGGAGGAGCAGCGCGTCCTCGAGCTGTGGGCGCGGCTCGACGCGTTCCACGAGCAGCTGCGCCGCACGGAGGGCGGGGAGGAGTTCATCTTCTACGACGGGCCGCCCTTCGCGACGGGCCTGCCCCACTACGGCCACATCCTCGCCGGCACCATCAAGGACGTGGTGACCCGGCACCAGTCGATGCGGGGCCGCCACGTGATGCGGCGCTTCGGGTGGGACTGCCACGGCCTCCCCGTCGAGTTCGAGATCGACAAGCTCCTCGGCATCACCAACCGCCAGCAGGTGCTCGACCTCGGCATCGGCAAGTACAACGAGACCTGCCGCGGCATCGTCACCAAGTACGTCGCCGAGTGGGAGGCCGTCGTCACGCGCACGGGCCGGTGGATCGACTTCAAGGCCGACTACAAGACCATGGACATCAACTTCATGGAGAGCGTCTGGTGGGTCTTCGGCCAGCTCTGGGACAAGGACCTTGTCTACAAGGGCTTCAAG GTGATGCCTTACAGCACAGGTTGCAAAACTGCACTATCAAACTTCGAGGCAGGCCTGGACTATAGG ACTGTCCCGGACCCAGCAGTGATGGTGTCTTTCCCTGTCGTTGGTGATGCGGACAATGCAGCTCTTGTTGCATGGACTACAACGCCTTGGACACTCCCAAGCAACCTAGCATTGTGTGTCAATGCCAATCTTGTGTATGCCAAG GTTAAGGACAAGTCAAATGGAACAGTATACATCGTTGCAGAAAGTAGGCTTGGGCAGTTGCCAGTTAAAGCCAAAGCTTCTGGAAAGAAACAAGCACCTTCTAAGGGAAGCAATGCTGAAGCTGTCCAGGGTGGTTTGGATACCGAATCATACGAATTATTGGCAAAGATTCCTGGCTCAAGCCTAGTAGGCCTAAA ATACACTCCTCTGTTTGATTTTTTCTTGGAGTTTCAAGACACTGCCTTTAGGGTGATTGCCGATAACTATGTGACTGATGATAGTGGAACTGGTGTTGTCCATTGTGCTCCTGCATTTGGTGAAGATGATCATCGCGTTTGCCTTAGTGCTGGGATAATTGAG TCTGCTTCCGTCCAGGCTAGTGGACTTGTTGTTGCTGTTGATGATGATGGTCACTTCATTGAGAAGATATCTCAGTTCAAAGGGCGACATGTCAAAGAGGCTGACAAGGATATCATCAATGCTGTTAAG gataaaggaagACTTGTTAGCAAAGGGAGCATTGAGCACTCTTATCCATATTGTTGGCGCTCGGGCACTCCTCTTATTTACCGGGCTGTTCCAAGCTG GTTTATCAAGGTTGAAAAGATCAGGGATCAGTTACTAGAATGCAACAAGGAGACCTACTGGGTTCCAGATTATGTGAAG GAAAAGAGATTCCATAACTGGCTAGAAGGTGCTAGGGACTGGGCTGTTAGCAGAAGTAGATTCTGGGGTACTCCACTTCCAGTGTGGATCAGCCAAGACGGTGAAGAAATTGTAGTTATGGATTCCATTGAGAAACTTGAAAGATTATCTGGCGTCAAG GTTAACGATCTTCACCGCCATCATGTTGATGATATTACAATTCCTTCTAGCAGAGGACCGGAGTTTGGGGTTCTCAAGCGCGTTGAGGAT GTTTTTGACTGCTGGTTTGAGAGTGGGTCCATGCCATATGCCTACATTCATTATCCATTTGAGAATCGTGAACTATTTGAGAAGAATTTCCCTGGCAACTTTGTGGCCGAGGGTTTGGACCAAACACGTGGATG GTTTTATACTTTGATGGTGTTATCAACGGCATTATTTGGGAAGCCTGCTTTTAAGAATCTTATATGCAATGGTCTTGTTTTGGCAGAGGATGGGAAGAAAATGAGCAAGAGTAAACAGAATTACCCTTCACCTATGGAAGTCATTGATGAATACGGAGCG GATGCTTTAAGACTGTATTTGGTGAATTCTCCAGTTGTACGCGCGGAGTCTCTACGATTTAAAAGGATTGGTGTTTTTGGGGTT GTGAAAGATGTCTTCCTCCCGTGGTATAATGCTTATAGATTTCTTGTCCAAAACGCAAAGAGGCTTGAAGTTGAGGGTTTGACAGCATTTTCTCCAATTGATCAAGCTTCACTTCGGAAGTCATCCAATGTATTAGATCACTGGATACATTCTGCAACTGAAAGTCTGGTTAGCTTTGTTCATCAGGAGATGGATGCATATCGGCTTTACACG GTTGTGCCATATTTGGTAAAATACATTGACAATCTTACCAATATATATGTGCGCTTCAACCGCAAACGGTTAAAAGGACGTACTGGAGAAGAAGACTGCAAAATTTCTCTTTCAACTCTCTACCAT GCACTTGTAACTACTTGTGTGGCGATGGCTCCATTTACGCCCTTCTTTACTGAAGTTCTTTACCAAAATCTGCGGAAAGCGTCAAGTAAATCAGAGCAGAGCATTCATTTTTGCAGTTTCCCTTCCACAACCGGGGAG AGAGATGAGCGTGTTGAGCGAAGTGTAACTAGGATGATGACCATCATTGATCTTGCGCGCAATATTCGGGAACGGCACAGCAAAGCTCTCAAAACACCACTGAA GGAGATGGTGGTTGTTCACCCTGACAGTGAATTTCTTGAAGACATCACTGGAAAACTGAAAGAG TATGTCATGGAGGAGATGAATGTTAAGACTGTGACTCCATGTAATGATCCCATGAAGTACGCTTCTCTGCGGGCAGAACCCAATTTTAG TGTGCTAGGTAAAAGACTAGGAAAGGACATGGGCAAAGTATCAAATGAAGTGAAGAAAATGACCCAGGAGCAAATCTTAGCCTTTGAGCAAAGCGGAGAGATTTCGTTCCTTGGTCATTGCCTGACGCTAGACGATATTAAG GTGGTCCGACAGTTCAAGCGTCCTGTGGATGTATCAGAGAAGGAAATTGATGCCGCGGGAGATG GTGATGTGTTGGTCATTTTGGATCTCAGAGCCGATCAATCATTGATTGAAGCTGGAGTGGCTCGAGAG GTTGTAAACAGAATCCAGAAATTAAGGAAGACTGCTCAGCTTGAACCTACAGACTTAATTGATGTGTACTACGAGTCTGTAGACAACAGCAATACACTTGAAGAAATTTTACAGTCACAG GATCAGTATGTTAGGGATGTGCTTGGTAATTCACTAGTTCCAAAGGCAGCGGCAACATCAGATATG GTCGTTATCTGCGAGGAGTCTCATACTGTACATGACATGTCATTTGTCATCTACATTGCAAGATGCATGCCTGTGCTCGCAGCTGATCTCCTTTCCTATGCCTCAG gcaacagtgaCCACGTTGAGGCGTTAAGAGTGTATTTGTTGTCAAGGTCCATTTCCAGATTGAAGAATGAATTCCAGACTGGAAATGGCAAG ATTACGGTAAAGTGCATCGAAGGCTATCCCCCAATTGATCTGCAGCTAGGGAAGCATATTTTCCTTAGCGCTGGTGATTTTTACCAGGCTAATCGCTCTTGA